GAGAATAGACGTTTTCGCCGCCGGAGATGATCATGTCTTTCTTGCGATCGACAAGGTAGATGAATCTCTCGACATCCATCGTTCCAAGATCGCCTGTGTGGTACCATTCCTCGCGCAGAGCCTCGATTGTCGCGACGTTGTTGTTCCAATAGCTGCAAAATACCGCTGGGCTGCGAACGCAAATCTCACCAACGACGTCGGGGCCGCACACGTTACCCTCTTCGTCCTTGATACAGATGTCGACGCCCGGATAGCTCTGCCCTACCGACTGCAGACGCTTGAGCGAAGCACGACCGTTGTCGAGCGGATGCTGATGAGGGTGTAGCGCAGTATTAGCGCCGCCCTCAGTGCTGCCGTAGCAATTCAGGAAGATTGGACCGAGTAACGCAATCCCGCGTTGCAGGATTGGCAACGGCATGGGAGCAGCCGCATAGCAGAACACGCGCAAACTTGAGAGATCGAAGCCGGCAATTTCCGGCGCAGCCAGCATGTCAGCGACCATCGTCGGCGCCATGTGGATTACCTCGACACGCTCCTTCTCAATCGATCGGAGGATCGCAACCGGGTCAAAGACACGATGAAGTATTACCGTGCCTCCAGCCCAGTGCTGCGCCCTAGATTCGCCTTGGCCGCCGACGTGGAAGAGCGGCATTGAGATCAACGTCCTGCCACCCGGGAGCATCTGCAGCCCCGCCGCCGACTTTTCGGCATTGAATAGCTCGGCCGCGTGCGTACGAACAACGCCTTTGGGCCGACCGGTCGTGCCGCTCGTGTGAAAGATGTCAATGATGTCGTCGGACCGAGAGCGGCAAGGAGGGCCCTTGGAATCTCCACTCGCGAGGAATTTCTCGTAGTCAGCGAAGCCTTCCGCCTTGTCGAGGCAAATAAAGAAAGGGATGTCCGGCAGCGCAGTTTGCAAGCCGGGAATCATCGCGGCGTATTGCTGCTCGAAGAACAATAGCTTTGGCTTCACATTACCGAGGACGAACGCAATCTCAGTCTCAGTCAAGCGGAAGTTCACTGGCGCCGCTATGAAGGCCGCCAAGTGACAGGCAGCGAGGACCTCGAACCATTTACCCGAGTTCATCGACAGGATCGCCACGCGATCCTGTCGGCGAAGGCCGGCACCGTACATCGCCGACCCGAGGAGTTGGGCACGGGCGAGCAACGCACCATACGTCACCCGCTCATCGCCAAAAACGTAGGCAACCTGATCGGGAATCCGCTGGGCTTGCGTCTCCCACAATTCTCCAACGGTGCGTAGTTGGCTCACCTGCCCACCTCGATTTCGCCTTCGGGGATCACCTCTCCTCTGCACAGGAAAGTCCACTGGTAGCGCACTCGAAGCCTCCCATATTTCACTTTTAGTGTATATATTCACTATTGACAAATATCCGACCAAAGATGGATGCTGTCAACTGAAAGTTTGGCAGTGAACATAGGAGGGGACTGTGATTCCATTTCAGTTCCGAGAGATCCGACTCGAGCAGCGCGGTAAGGCGCTGGTGGCAACGATCAACCGGCCCGAGGTCCGAAATGCGGTGAACGCGAGGCTCGATCACGAGCTGTTTCAGCTTTTCACGGCGTTCGATGCGGACGAGGAAAGCCAGGTGCTCGTGCTCACAGGCGCCGGCGATTGCTTCTGCGCGGGCGGCGATTTTGCCGAGATGCTGCCCAACCGGGGTGACGCCGCCTATGGCCACAAGGTCGCAGCAGCTGGCAAGCGGCTGCTGACCGCAATGCTGGACTGTCAGAAACCGGTGATCGCCCGCGTCAACGGAGATGCTCTCGGGTTAGGCTGTACCCTTGCGCTGTTCTGCGACATCATCATCGCGGATTCGAAGGCGCGGTTTTCCGACCAGCACGTCAAAATTGGGTTGGCAGCGGGCGACGGCGGCGCGGCAATCTGGCCGCAACTGGTCGGCTATGCACGCGCCAAACGATACCTGCTCACCGGAGATGCTATCTCGGCCGACGATGCACAGGCGATCGGGCTGATCAACTTCTCCGTGCCATCCGAGCGCCTTGATGAAACCGTCTGGCAATGGGCAGACAAGTTCGCGAATGGACCCAGTTGGGCAATTCGCATGTCCAAACTGATCGTAAATGCCTCGCTGAAGCATTCCTTTGTGCAGTCAGTGGACGTCGGTTTCGGACACGAGACGCTGACGGCGCTGACCGCCGATCACGCCGAGGCGATCGACGCATTTCTCGAGAAAAGGCGCCCGCAATTCCAGGGCCGCTGAACATCGTGTAGGACGGGCCGACGCCACTTCCTTCGACATTTCGGATCTGCCTATCGGCGGGCTAAGAGCGGGTCACGCTTTACCACCGCCTCGCTATCCCGCTATAGGTGCTGGGTGCAATAGTGCGGGGATCTATGAAGGACGAAGAAGCCAGGCCGACTGACGCCGCTTCCAAACAGAAGGGGGTGCAGTCCGTCGAAGTTGCGGCAAAAGTGCTCGAAGTATTGCGCAAGGCCCCGGGCCCGCTGGCGCTATCAGCGATCGCGCGCCAGTGTGGATATTCTCCCAGCCAAACGCACGCACATCTTGTTAGTCTCACACGCGCAGGCTTTGTCGAGCAGCGCAAGGCAAGCGGACTCTATGATTTGGGGCCGTTTGCGCGAAGCTTGGGGTTGACCGCGCTCGCCAGGTTCGACCGCTTCGACATCATGCGCGACGTCGCGGAGACATTGAACCGGGACACAGGACTTACAGTCGCAGTCAACGTCTGGTCGGATAACGGCCCACTCGTTGCACTCTGGCTGCGAAGTTCACCGCCGCTCGCGACCAACATCAACGTTGGCTCCTTCACGCCCATTACTTTCTCGGCTGCCGGTCTCATCTTTTGCGGGCATCTCCCGAGGGATTTGGTTCGCCCCCAATTTGAACGCGAGAAGGCATCAAGCAGGCGTCCAATAGACCTCGACGCGTTCGAACGTGCGGCGGTAGAGGCGCGGACCCGGGGCTATTCGACCATGTCGGACACTCTTTTCCCGGGCATTCGGGTTGCCGCGGCGCCGCTACTGCGTCAGCACGGCGAACTCGTGGCGGTGGTTTCACTGGTTGGCTCCGCCATGCCGTTCCAACGCGATATCGAGAAGAAGGATATCGAATTGTTACTCGATACGCTCAGCCAAGCGACAATCGTCGACGGCTGAGCGTCTCCGCGCAAGGAACTGCAGTCAAGCATGTTCCGGGACTGCCACGGCCTTAGCCATAACCGGTTCGGCACGTTCCGTACCGGCGAGTGCTTGACCGTCGATGGTTTCTCGTATCGCTCGCCGAGCGAGTGCCAGTATCAATCCGCTGCAAATCAAGGCAACCGTAATCGTTGTGGCTACTGCAGACGCGAGACCGGTTTTGCCCGCAAAAACGTGATCGCTGAGCAAGCCCACTACGAGTGGACCCAGCCCTATACCAAACAAATTCACGCACAGAAGATAGAAGGCCATTATCCGACCGCGCATGTGCGCTGGTGTCAGCAACTGAAGCGTAGCGCCTGGCAAGCCAGCATAGACGGAATTTGCAGCAAAACCGATGGCCAACATCGTGAAGGCGAGTTGCCGATCGGAAACAGTGAACGCGAGTGCTAAAGTTGGAATCTGAGCGATAACGGACCAGAATACGACGCGCACCGGAGCGTCTGAATTACCGCGCCGAGAAAGGTAATCCGACATAAGCCCGCCTCCAATCATCCCGAGCGTGCCGGGGAACATGACGATCAGACCCAGCGTGAGACCGATTTCCTGTGGTTGAACCTGGTGAACTCGCATGAACAAAGCGGGGGCCCAAAGTATGGTCGCGTAGCTCGCAACCGCAGCGCAGGAATAGCCAATAAAGACCGCAGCGAATGTAGCCTTGCGCTGGGTGAGATGGCGGACGAATTCGCCAAACGTGATAGTGTCGGTTGCCGCGCCTGTGCGCGGCGCCTCACGGACCGTTAGCCAAACAAACAGCGTCATTGGCAACCCAAGTACCCCGGCCAAAAACATGGCGAGTCGCCAGCCGTTGATCGCCCCGAGAAGCGGCAGGTGTAAGGTCGTTTCGCTTGCCACGTGAACGATGTAGCCGCCGAAAATCATCGCGAGCCCCGAACCGATAACGATGCCAGAGTTATAGATGCTGGCAGCCAAGCCAAATTGCTCTCGGGGAAAGCGATCACCAATCGTCGAAATTGCCGCCGGGGAGAGCGTCGCCTCACCCACGCCTACCAACGCTCGCGTCGCAAGAAGACCGACGAATCCGGCGGCGACGCCGGCGGCGCTTGTCGCGGCACTCCAGCCCAGCAATCCGATCAAAATGAGATTGCGCCGGTTCATGCGATCGGCGAGCGCGCCGAACGGCAACCCCATCGCGGAATAAAACAAAACAAATCCGAAGCCGATAAGTAGACCGACCTGCGTGTCTGTCAGCCCGAACTCCTGCTTTATTGGCGCGAGTAGAAGGCTGATCAGCACGCGATCCAAGAAGGATAGCATGTACACCAGCATCAGCACGACGATGACGAAGTAAGCGTACCGCAACCCGCCGGCGCCAGATTTATTGGTTCTAATCACTAGTCCTCCTCCTCTCGGTTTCCTTTACCGTCCAGACTTGAGGTTGAGGTTTTGCTCGCGCACTCGCCAAAGCCCTCGTCCAGATCGCAATCCCAGATTCGGACTGCCCCGGATCTTCCCCACTCGACCGCGCGCCAGGATAGGGCTGGCCATCGCGCCAGCGCTGCATTAACACTATAGGTGAATGTATTCAACCCTGGAAAAAATTACCCCTCTTCCGCGGTCGAATGCAACGATGCGCGCAGACTCCGCATGTTGATGTCGCGGAGGCCAGCGTTATGGCTGTCCGGGTCCTACGGGCTTCGTCACGGAAGCCGCTCACCGTCAACTAGGGGTAGAAACGTGGACGGCCGGCAGGCCGGCTCCTTCAGAGTATGAGACTTTGGGGTGGAAAAATAAGCGATGCACCGGGTTTTTCAGAAATTTATAGATCTCCTTTCGTGCGCCAGAGATGCTGATGCGTTCGCCGAAGCAATGGCGATCACCGCGACGTCGCTCGACCTATCTTGCTTCGCGTACCTCGCGCTACCCGACCAGTTGCACAAACAACCGCTTGTCATTTCAACATATCCGGTGAATTGGGTCGCTCACTACGTGCACAATCACTATGAACGATTCGACCCTGTTATCACGCAAGCTCTTCAAAAGCCGGAACCCTTCCGGTGGGGCGCTGGCCTACCCGCCATGCACATGTCATCGATGCAACGAGAATTGCTGAACGAAGCTTCCCAATTCGGAATCCGGTTCGGATTTACCGTCCCTATCCACGACGGCCGGGGTCCGATCGCAGCATTGACCTTTGCTACTGATCAGCAACAACCGCCGTTTGAAAAATGTATTGAGTCGAACGCCCGAGTGCTTCAACTCATGGCAATGTACTTTCATGCTCACGTCCAACGTAAGCTATCTGAAGGTCGCAATATTGACGGCGTCCTGCTATCTCCCCGGGAATTTGAATGCTTAGATTGGGCTGCACAGGGCAAGAGTGCCTGGGAGATCGGACGAATTCTCGGTATCTCACGCTATACGGCCGCCTCCTATTTGAGTAGCGCGAAGAAAAAGCTAGGAGTGCGAACGGTTGTGCAGGCGGCAATCCGCCTGGCGACTGCCAAGAAAGAGTAGCCGAATGAGGGCAGGCTACCCCCACAACTACAGGTGATGCATTCCTCCCAATTTTCCTCCATTTGGTTCTTACCGGAAGACCATGGAGGGACTTCATGATTCAGCTTATCACTCAGCCTTGTTACGGCGACTTTTCCAGGTTGCTGGTTGGGATGCACCAGTTACGCTATCGTGTGTTTAAGACACGGATGCAATGGGATGTTCAAATCAGTGGTGAATTGGAAGTCGACGGATTCGATTCGTTACATCCGGCTTATCTGACGCAGATCTCTGAGGAGGGCAGCATACAGGGTGCGGTGCGATTACTTCCAACCCTTGGTCCGACGATGCTGCGAGACGTCTTTCCGTTGCTTCTTGCGAACCGGCCGGCACCGTCAAGCCCGCATATTTGGGAAAGCAGTCGATTTGCCGTCGATGTACCACCTGACGCGCCAAAGGGCCGGCATGGAATTGCTCGGGCGACATACGAACTGTTTGCCGGAATGGTCGAGTTTGGGCTCTCTCGGCAGCTTACAGACATAGTCACGGTGACCGACGTTCGAATGGAAAGGATTCTTAAGCGCGCGGGCTGGCCCTTACGTCGCATTGGAGATGTCCATAGTATTGGAAACACTTCGGCTGTTGGCGGCTACCTAGAAACTTCGATTGAAGTCCTTACAAGACTTCGAACTGCCGGCGAGTTGACCGGGCCGGTTCTTTGGGCACCGGTGATGTCCACGGCTGCCTAGGACGTCCAACATTCTCCGGCAGCGTGGACAGTGGGCTCTGTCGAGGCAGAGCCCACTCATCTTGTAATTCGCTAACGAGCTACAGAAATGAGTGAGTCTGTCAACACGGCCAGCCAGCGTCGAACATTCGCGATTGATCTGCAGCATCTGCGATTTGCAGTCGTTGCCTCCGATTGCGGAAGCCTCCGTAGAGCAGCGGAATTGCTATCTGTTGGACATTCCTCGCTAAGTCGCTCGATTGGCCAGTTCGAACATCTCGTTGGGACCACATTATTCGAGCGCTCGAGCGGAGGAGTGAAACCCACGTTAGCGGGGCGAGGAGTTCTCAGTATTGCAAGACTGATTCTGGAGCAGCTTGATTCGCTTGTTGAGACTGGACGCTCAATTGGTGGCGGCGAGACTGGTCGCATTTCGATAGGTTTTTGTACATCGATCTCTGCCGGAAACTTACGCGCCACCCTCGTCGAGTTCAAAAAACGCTTTCCTTCCGTCGACTTAAGAACTGTGGAGCGCTCACGAATTTACCTAGCGAACGCGCTTCGAAACGGAACAATTGACGTCGCCATCAGCCCTGGGCCACTTCAGCTAGTGGACTGCAATATCCTCATATTGTGGAACGAACGCATTCTAATCTCTCTTCCTGAACATCATGCGTTAGCCGAACGGGAAGTAGTGTATTGGACGGATCTGCGCAAGGAGACAATTCTACTGAGCAAGCATGACCCTGGTGAACTGGAAGATCTCCTCGTGTCCAAGCTTCTGCGCATTGAAGATCGCCCAACGATCCAAAGGCATGATGTCAGTGGAGGAATCTTGAAAGCTCTTACGAGCATGGGCTTCGGCATGGCGCTGACACTGGAATCCGACATTGGGGCAAATATTGCTGGCCTGGTCGATCGCGAATTGCAGGACGGAACTGGACCTAGTCGCATCAGCTTTCTTGCACATTGGCGTCATGACAACGTAAACCCGGCATTGGGACGTTTTCTCAAGCTCTTGGATGAACGCTATCCATCCGCTTCACTGCCCTTTGGCAAATGACTGCTGCGCTGGACTTTTGTGAATCCTCTATCGGTAGCCATGAATCGCGCGATCATGGGCGTGATCAACTTCCCAGGGTCTACGGCTTGACCTGTCTGTCGTGCCAACGCTTCAGCGTAAGCGACGAGATCTCTATGAACCGCCGCGGGCAACTCGATAGTCACCTTTACCGGTTTGTCGTCTTGAAGCGCCGCGATTTTCAGCTTTGCCATCGGACAGTCATCCTCCGTACGGCTCAAGAACGAGATCACGATTGACGATAACGCGTACCGGAAATCCCGGGCGGATAGTCAGCGTCGGCTGAATATTCAGACTACGGCGGACAACCTGCTGGCCAGTTTGATTCAGTGAGTCCCCTGCCCCGTGCCGCAAAGCCTGGATGATGGCACTGTCGTTACTGTTGGTGTCGGAGCCCGTGCCGAGCTCGGTGCCGACAGCAAGAAGCGTCGAAAGGGCCGCGGCTTTGAGCAATTCGCCCCAATGGTTATCGACTTCGTCTTCGAGGCCGGCATATCCTGCCGCGTCTGCACCCGGCTGCCGCTCGAGAACAATCGAACGACCGTTCGGCATGATAAGGCGAGTCCAAACCAGTAGGACGCGAGACTGGCCGAACGCGACCTGGCTGTCGTAAACACCGATCAAGCGCGCTCCCTGCGGGATGAGCAGAAGGCACCCGGTCGGAGAATCGAAAACGCTCTCTGTCACCTGTGCGGTGATCTGGCCGGGAAGGTCCGATCGGATGCCGGTGATCAGGGCTCCCGGAATGACAGTTCCAGCCTGCACGATATACGGTGAAGCCGGCCTGGTGACGCGGTCGGGGCTTACTGTACGGCGATCCACGGATGCGTTGACGAAGGCGAGCTTCCCGTCCTGGCCGTTCTGCGTGGATCCTTCGTCGCTATTGGTGGTCGAGATCGATGGAGCATTGCGGTCGCTCCCCTGAGCCGCGGCAGCAGGCGGTCGCACTTCTCTCCCATTCGTCGAAGCGAACACATGGCTCACGCGGGCGGCCTCGGTTTCCTGGTCCCGACGCTGCTGTTCCATATCTGGAGCCGTCACTCCGATCGTCGGAGACTGGCCTTGTGCAGCAAGGATTGGCCGTCCAAGGTCTCCAGGGAGGGGCGGACCAAGCTGCGGGATGGCTTGGCGCGGCACGGCTGCGTAATCCCTCGGCAGCACCGTAAGGCCGTCGGCGACGTTGTGATGGTCGGTGCTATAGAGTTCATCGGCCGCCTGGTTTCGGGAGCGATTGCTCTGCAACGACCACAACACAGCTCCGCCGATAACAAGCAAGGCAACCGCGCTCCCTCCCGCCAAAAGCTTCCGCGACAACCGTGTCACGCGCGGATGCTCTGCTCTCAACCGGAAGCTCGTAGACTGCTCGTCCTGTGTTTGCGGCGGAATCGCCTGCTCGTGGTCGTTTCCATTCTGGGCAGTCATGACGAGGGCCTCCCGTCAGTCCTGACAATTCTGACCTTCTGCTGGTGCTCGCCACCGAGCCGCAGTTCTGCGGCTGCAAACAGCCGATCTACGATCAACACATTGCCGTAGGCGCGATAGTTGACGAGTTGGGTCTTGCCGTCAGGGCCGATGACGAAGAGTGGCGGCATCTCGCCCTGGACGATCCCTTGCGGGAATTCGACATAGACTTTGCGTCCATCATCATACGCGGCAAGCGGGCGCCAGGGTGGGCTATCCCCTTCAATTGCGTAACGAAAGACACGATGGGGCGAATCGGGAAGAACGGGTCTTAGCGTGGCCGATCGCGATCGTTCGCGAACGGTTTCCGGATAGTACCAGGCAACGGAGGGCATGTATGGCTGCTCGCGGGAGCGGAGCTCGATGAGGTACGTGCGCCGGTCGGTATTGACGACAAGGTTGGTTTCGATCGAAGCGCGGGTCGGCTTCACCATGATATGGACGCGCCGCGTGTCGCCACTACCGCTCTCGGTATCGCCCACCACCCAGCGCACGGTGTCTCCGGCCGCGATTGGACCTGATCCCGTCAATTGCTCTCCCTCTTCGAGCGCAATATCCGTGATCTGTCCGGGAGCGGCGTAAACCTGGTAGAGCGCACCCGGGCTGTAAGCATAAATTTGCGCCGCGTTGAAGTATCCTCTCTTGCGCGGCTCAACTCGCGCAGCGCTGTTTGCAGTCTCAACTCGGCTCACAGGTTCGGCGTCTTCCTTCCCACCCGGCTTGCCGCCCAGAACAGGTTTCCAGAGCGGTGGAACGTGAAGCGGCTGCAGTCTGTCGTCGACCGGCATCGGAGGCGCCGGCAATGGCGGGACTTCGGTGTCATAACTGATCTCTGGCGGAATGTAGGTCGCGCACCCTCCGAGAGCCGACGTACATAGAAGAAGGGCGGACAAGAGCGACCGCTTCGAGGCCAAGAACTTGAACCAACTCGATTTGAGCCAACGTTGCTGGATGGGATGTTTCGAAAAAGCGTCAAGCGTCGATTTGCTCACTGACCCAACTCCTTTGACCAGTTGACGGCGCGGACGTAGACGCCAAGGGGATCCGACGTCATGGTTCCCGCGGCGACGTAGTCGTCGAGTGTGAACACGGCGACCGCGGGCTTGCGGATAGCGAAGGCAGGAGCTGCAACGACGGGAGGCAAGAGACCTTCGAAACGCTCTCCGGTCCCGGGTAGTTCGGCCGAGACGCGTGGTGAGCCAGCATGCACCTCCGCGCCGACGTGGTGCGCTACCAGACGAACGATGCGCTCGCTGTCCGCTGCCGACAGGGTTTCGCCGGTATCAATGAGGCCACTCGACAGCCGGTCAATCCACAACCGTCCATCTGGATTGAGCATGACCTCGATGATCGATTCATCTTCGAGGTAGCTCGCGATCGCCGTACCCAGTGCGCTACGCAGCATTCGCGCACCGCGCGAATTTGCCTCCGATTGAAAGGAATGGATTACCACCGTCGTCCCCACCGAATGAGGACGTCTTAGACCGTCCTCAGATGCGATGATTAGAGAACTCACCGACCACTTGGCGCAACAAGCGCTTGCAGAGATCGTAGACCGGCGTAGAAAAAGAAAGACTGCGAACGGAATTTTGACGTCTACCGGATCGCATTAGTTCGGTGGCGATGAATATTGATCAGTGCTGGTCGCGAAGAACGACCGGTAAAGTTGCGGGTCGCTACTCACCACTCCGCATCGTCATCCGCGGGCATCAGTACGACCGTTTGCTCGTACGAAATGTCGGGTTCGACTACGTCGGAAACGCTTACCGGCATGAATAGTGGAATTGAACCAATCCACCCGGTGAAGTATCGGAGCCAAGGTAGCGCGAACCAGACCAACGCCGCGATCTGCACTGCTACGTTAAGACCGAACGCGACTTGATAGGCCAGGATGGACCTATGGCCATCCTCCGTGGACCACTTCTCCAGAATCAGACCTGTCGCGTATTGGGCCAGAAATGCCCAACCGAAGTGCAAAACGTTCAAGGCGCCGTTGGCACGACCGGCAAGCTCTGGCGAAAAGTAGTCAGCTATGACCGCGAAGCTGACCACAGTTGCCGCTCCGGCAATTGCTACAACGGACCATAGCCAAATGGACGGCAAAGGCACGCGCAGGATCAAGGCAAGCTCGGCTGCGATGAACAGCACCGCGACAACAGCCAATATTGTCTCCGCCCCGAATCCTCTTCGTCTGATGCAATGGACCGTCGTACCGAACAACCAGGCACCGGCGCTTAGTACGATCGACATGATGAACAGCTGTCCGACGAGACTCGCGCGATCAAGTCCCTCCACGTCCGTCAGCCACGGCGAAGCCCACAATCCCTGCAGAGACCAGGCCGACCCCACGCAAGTCGCTGACAACGGGGAAATTCGCCAGAAACGCCTATCGCCAAAAACTGAATTAAGGGTGACGGGGATTGATGCTGTTGAAGGGATGATGACGCGCTCAGGAACCACGAAATAGATGAGCACGGCCGTGGCACCGGTCGTGGCCGCCAGGATTTCAAAGAGCTGTTGCCATCCCATCCAGGCGAGTAGGTGCTCGGCGGGAGCCGTGGCGGTCACCGCTCCTAGCGACCCCAGCATGATCATGTAGCCGTTCAGCAAGGCCACTCGTTCCCTGGGAAACCAGAGAACGATGGACTTCAGTCCGGCCGTCAGCGCCGCCGCCACGCCAAGCCCGATCATTGCACGCGCGATCAAAAGTGACAGCAATCCGGTAGAAATCGAGAACAATCCAGCGCCCGCCGCGGCGATCAGGAGCAATGCACTCTGGACGCGGCGCGGGCCAAAGCGGTCCAACAATATGCCGACGGGGATCTGGGCCGCCGCGAAGACCAGGAAATAGACTGACGTAAGCAACCCGAGGTCTGCAGTACCCAACCCGGTATCCGAACTGAGACGACCAGAGATCAGAGCGTTGATCGTTCGGAACAGATATGAAAGATAGTATCCGGCAGCAAACGGAAGGAAAACGCACGCCATGAGCTGCCAGGACTCTGCCTTTCGCTCCCTCGATATGCGCCCATTTCTCGCCGCGAGAGGATCCGGTGCCCACTCACTGACTCGATTAGCAGAACGGGTTTTGTAACCTGGTGCGAAAGTTACCATTGCCGTCGCCCTCCTGGGCGACAGCGGCTAGCTCGGGCTCGGCTTTTACGACGGCTGCAGCGTCTTGGTCTGGCTTAGACACGGCGGAAGTGGTGCAGATTTCAACGTCATCTCCGGAGCTATCGCGTCCGGTCGTACTGAGTCGATTAATCGTCTCCTGTAAGAGCGGTTGATCCTGCGCGGCTCGTCTGCCCACCTGCTCGGCAAACACTTCAAACCGTGCGAAGCCGATCTGGCATGCGGCCCGCTGCTCTGATTGAGCCAAGGGTGGCGAAACTGTGAGATGATATCGGACATGCAGTGCGGCAACTTCACTCACAATCTTCAGGTTATGTTCAACCCGATTGAGTTGGTTCTCGATCGAATTGAGGCGCTTCAATAGCGGGTCTTCGTCGACGGAACCGCCATTCAGGCATAGAAAACGATCAAGCGCCTGCTCTACGATTTGGGCGTTATGTACTCCCTTGAGGCGGGAAAAAGCCTCCAGCCGCTCGGTCAGCTCAATTGAAATCTGCATGCCGCCTTCTCTTGCTCGCTCTGCTCGTTCCGAGCCGATAGCGCACCCAGCTTTCGTCGGCTTGGCTAAATTGCTGCGGTCGTAGGCTGGCGTAGAAAACGGAGGAGGACTGGCATGAGATTGCCGAGCTGGTAAAGGCTAGCGGGGTTTCGACCTGGCACCCTGAAGATGTCGTCAGACTTAAGCGCGGAATGCCCGCAAAGATCAGCTACATGTTTGTCCAAAAGCGGCTTGAGCGGCTCGACGTTGTCGAGCGTGGGAAGCGGCAATAAAAGCGGCAAAGAAAGCGGCGACGGCTTTATAAAACTATTGATATTGTTATATATTTTGGCAGAAATGAAAGCGGCAAAAAAATGGACGTATCCG
The Bradyrhizobium sp. KBS0727 genome window above contains:
- a CDS encoding enoyl-CoA hydratase/isomerase family protein — translated: MIPFQFREIRLEQRGKALVATINRPEVRNAVNARLDHELFQLFTAFDADEESQVLVLTGAGDCFCAGGDFAEMLPNRGDAAYGHKVAAAGKRLLTAMLDCQKPVIARVNGDALGLGCTLALFCDIIIADSKARFSDQHVKIGLAAGDGGAAIWPQLVGYARAKRYLLTGDAISADDAQAIGLINFSVPSERLDETVWQWADKFANGPSWAIRMSKLIVNASLKHSFVQSVDVGFGHETLTALTADHAEAIDAFLEKRRPQFQGR
- a CDS encoding IclR family transcriptional regulator, with translation MKDEEARPTDAASKQKGVQSVEVAAKVLEVLRKAPGPLALSAIARQCGYSPSQTHAHLVSLTRAGFVEQRKASGLYDLGPFARSLGLTALARFDRFDIMRDVAETLNRDTGLTVAVNVWSDNGPLVALWLRSSPPLATNINVGSFTPITFSAAGLIFCGHLPRDLVRPQFEREKASSRRPIDLDAFERAAVEARTRGYSTMSDTLFPGIRVAAAPLLRQHGELVAVVSLVGSAMPFQRDIEKKDIELLLDTLSQATIVDG
- a CDS encoding class I adenylate-forming enzyme family protein, with the translated sequence MSQLRTVGELWETQAQRIPDQVAYVFGDERVTYGALLARAQLLGSAMYGAGLRRQDRVAILSMNSGKWFEVLAACHLAAFIAAPVNFRLTETEIAFVLGNVKPKLLFFEQQYAAMIPGLQTALPDIPFFICLDKAEGFADYEKFLASGDSKGPPCRSRSDDIIDIFHTSGTTGRPKGVVRTHAAELFNAEKSAAGLQMLPGGRTLISMPLFHVGGQGESRAQHWAGGTVILHRVFDPVAILRSIEKERVEVIHMAPTMVADMLAAPEIAGFDLSSLRVFCYAAAPMPLPILQRGIALLGPIFLNCYGSTEGGANTALHPHQHPLDNGRASLKRLQSVGQSYPGVDICIKDEEGNVCGPDVVGEICVRSPAVFCSYWNNNVATIEALREEWYHTGDLGTMDVERFIYLVDRKKDMIISGGENVYSREVEDALLENSLVQEAAVIGVPHPRWGEAVHALIVLAPGARTTEADIINRCGKQLARYKLPKTVEFAEALPRLASGKVNKAAIRASLRARSSS
- a CDS encoding acyl-homoserine-lactone synthase, with translation MIQLITQPCYGDFSRLLVGMHQLRYRVFKTRMQWDVQISGELEVDGFDSLHPAYLTQISEEGSIQGAVRLLPTLGPTMLRDVFPLLLANRPAPSSPHIWESSRFAVDVPPDAPKGRHGIARATYELFAGMVEFGLSRQLTDIVTVTDVRMERILKRAGWPLRRIGDVHSIGNTSAVGGYLETSIEVLTRLRTAGELTGPVLWAPVMSTAA
- a CDS encoding MFS transporter, whose product is MIRTNKSGAGGLRYAYFVIVVLMLVYMLSFLDRVLISLLLAPIKQEFGLTDTQVGLLIGFGFVLFYSAMGLPFGALADRMNRRNLILIGLLGWSAATSAAGVAAGFVGLLATRALVGVGEATLSPAAISTIGDRFPREQFGLAASIYNSGIVIGSGLAMIFGGYIVHVASETTLHLPLLGAINGWRLAMFLAGVLGLPMTLFVWLTVREAPRTGAATDTITFGEFVRHLTQRKATFAAVFIGYSCAAVASYATILWAPALFMRVHQVQPQEIGLTLGLIVMFPGTLGMIGGGLMSDYLSRRGNSDAPVRVVFWSVIAQIPTLALAFTVSDRQLAFTMLAIGFAANSVYAGLPGATLQLLTPAHMRGRIMAFYLLCVNLFGIGLGPLVVGLLSDHVFAGKTGLASAVATTITVALICSGLILALARRAIRETIDGQALAGTERAEPVMAKAVAVPEHA
- a CDS encoding LuxR family transcriptional regulator, with protein sequence MHRVFQKFIDLLSCARDADAFAEAMAITATSLDLSCFAYLALPDQLHKQPLVISTYPVNWVAHYVHNHYERFDPVITQALQKPEPFRWGAGLPAMHMSSMQRELLNEASQFGIRFGFTVPIHDGRGPIAALTFATDQQQPPFEKCIESNARVLQLMAMYFHAHVQRKLSEGRNIDGVLLSPREFECLDWAAQGKSAWEIGRILGISRYTAASYLSSAKKKLGVRTVVQAAIRLATAKKE
- a CDS encoding DUF2274 domain-containing protein — encoded protein: MAKLKIAALQDDKPVKVTIELPAAVHRDLVAYAEALARQTGQAVDPGKLITPMIARFMATDRGFTKVQRSSHLPKGSEADG
- a CDS encoding LysR family transcriptional regulator, with the translated sequence MSESVNTASQRRTFAIDLQHLRFAVVASDCGSLRRAAELLSVGHSSLSRSIGQFEHLVGTTLFERSSGGVKPTLAGRGVLSIARLILEQLDSLVETGRSIGGGETGRISIGFCTSISAGNLRATLVEFKKRFPSVDLRTVERSRIYLANALRNGTIDVAISPGPLQLVDCNILILWNERILISLPEHHALAEREVVYWTDLRKETILLSKHDPGELEDLLVSKLLRIEDRPTIQRHDVSGGILKALTSMGFGMALTLESDIGANIAGLVDRELQDGTGPSRISFLAHWRHDNVNPALGRFLKLLDERYPSASLPFGK